Proteins found in one Phoenicibacter congonensis genomic segment:
- the miaA gene encoding tRNA (adenosine(37)-N6)-dimethylallyltransferase MiaA, translating to MNEKVVVIVGPTASGKSELAQRIAEEIDGEVISADSMQIYRGLDIGTGKVTASEQRVLHYGIDLIEPGESYSAALYQEYARRSIDKIKSRGKTPILCGGTGFYVRAVIDDYDFSEGNQEENPLRKEIQNETSNFSNQAVWELLNDLDSTSASVIEPNDRKRVIRAIELYKRGESYAKNKDSLKNIPEKIDSVWIGLKVDREILANRISNRVDNMISSGLVEEVKSLCNVGFREALCSPKAIGYKEIIEYLDGKISLDQAVINIKTNSRRYAKRQRTWFRAEKRINWLNADILDFDSLLLQSLEIIKAL from the coding sequence ATGAACGAAAAAGTTGTCGTCATTGTTGGCCCAACTGCATCTGGAAAAAGCGAGTTAGCTCAGAGAATTGCAGAAGAGATTGATGGGGAAGTGATAAGCGCCGATTCAATGCAGATATATCGCGGTCTTGACATTGGAACAGGCAAAGTGACAGCTTCTGAGCAACGCGTGTTGCATTATGGCATTGATCTAATTGAGCCTGGTGAATCCTATTCAGCAGCACTTTATCAAGAATATGCAAGAAGAAGCATAGACAAAATTAAATCGAGAGGAAAAACTCCAATTCTTTGCGGTGGAACTGGTTTTTATGTTCGTGCCGTGATTGATGATTATGATTTTTCGGAAGGTAACCAAGAAGAAAACCCTCTGCGTAAGGAAATTCAAAACGAAACCTCCAATTTTTCGAATCAAGCAGTGTGGGAACTCCTTAACGACCTTGATTCAACAAGTGCTTCAGTAATTGAACCTAACGACAGAAAGAGAGTCATTAGAGCTATTGAGCTCTACAAAAGAGGCGAGTCCTATGCAAAAAATAAAGACTCTCTTAAAAACATCCCAGAGAAGATCGATTCTGTTTGGATAGGACTAAAAGTTGACAGAGAAATTCTTGCGAATCGAATCTCGAACAGAGTTGACAATATGATTTCTTCTGGATTGGTAGAAGAAGTCAAAAGCTTGTGTAATGTTGGCTTTAGGGAAGCCCTGTGCTCGCCAAAAGCAATAGGCTACAAAGAAATTATCGAATATCTAGATGGCAAAATCTCTCTTGACCAGGCGGTAATAAACATAAAAACCAATTCAAGGAGATATGCAAAGCGGCAACGAACATGGTTTCGTGCTGAAAAAAGGATCAATTGGTTAAATGCTGACATACTAGATTTTGATTCTTTATTACTACAATCATTAGAAATCATTAAAGCATTATAA
- a CDS encoding stage V sporulation protein S, whose translation MDCLKVSSKSSPASVAGAIAGMIKDGTRVEIQSVGAGAVNQAVKAIAISRGFLSPVGIEVVCIPSFSDIVIDGEYRTAIRFLVEKR comes from the coding sequence ATTGATTGCCTTAAAGTTTCCTCTAAATCATCGCCAGCTTCAGTTGCAGGTGCAATAGCGGGCATGATAAAAGACGGAACACGCGTTGAAATTCAATCTGTTGGAGCGGGAGCTGTCAACCAAGCTGTAAAAGCTATTGCAATTTCTCGAGGCTTTTTATCTCCAGTTGGAATTGAGGTTGTGTGCATTCCATCATTTTCTGACATTGTTATCGATGGGGAATACAGAACAGCCATCAGATTTCTTGTAGAAAAAAGATAA
- the nrdR gene encoding transcriptional regulator NrdR, translated as MICPECGSDKTRVTDSRACTDGSIRRRRECDDCKCRFTTYERISEKAIAIVKRDGTVELYDRNKLLNGIVRACTKRPVSLKQMENIVDEIESSIRSDFKSQIKSTALGEMVLDQLANVDDVAYIRFASVYKDFQSAQEFADALDKIHSRHK; from the coding sequence ATGATTTGTCCCGAATGTGGATCTGACAAAACACGTGTCACTGACTCTAGGGCTTGCACCGATGGTTCAATCAGAAGAAGAAGAGAGTGTGACGACTGCAAATGCCGTTTTACAACCTATGAGCGCATTAGTGAAAAGGCAATTGCCATTGTTAAGAGAGATGGAACGGTTGAACTCTATGACAGAAACAAACTTCTAAACGGAATTGTTAGAGCATGCACAAAACGCCCTGTGTCTCTAAAGCAGATGGAGAATATAGTTGATGAAATTGAGTCTTCGATTAGAAGCGATTTCAAAAGTCAAATTAAATCAACTGCGCTAGGGGAAATGGTTCTTGACCAGTTAGCCAACGTTGACGACGTTGCATACATCCGTTTTGCAAGTGTATATAAAGATTTTCAGTCAGCTCAAGAATTTGCAGATGCACTAGACAAGATTCATTCTCGTCACAAGTAA
- the recA gene encoding recombinase RecA, with protein MDSNKEELLRNTTEQIEKKFGKGSIMKLGDNVHLNVDAIPTGVLPLDIALGIGGVPKGRIVEIYGPESSGKTTLALQILSEAQAQGGTVAFIDAEHAMDPIYAARLGVDIDNVLISQPDTGEQALEICDMLVHSGAVECIVVDSVAALVPRAEIEGEMGDATVGLQARLMSQALRKLTGSLSKSNTTCIFINQLREKIGVMFGNPETTTGGRALKFFSSVRIEIRRVESIKSDNEIIGNKVRAKVVKNKVAPPFRKAEFDIIFGEGVSKASCVIDAGITCGVLNRSGAWFSYNDTRLGQGREASKAFLNSNPTMLREIESNIRKSFNLPATDDESATSSTPKEKDKTAKTTGKSTES; from the coding sequence ATGGATTCAAACAAAGAAGAACTTTTAAGAAACACAACAGAGCAAATAGAAAAGAAATTCGGCAAGGGTTCGATAATGAAATTGGGCGACAACGTTCACCTGAATGTTGACGCAATTCCGACTGGTGTTTTGCCCCTTGACATTGCTCTTGGAATCGGTGGCGTGCCTAAAGGAAGAATTGTTGAGATTTATGGACCAGAGTCAAGTGGAAAAACAACGCTTGCATTACAAATTCTTTCTGAAGCTCAAGCTCAAGGTGGAACTGTGGCTTTCATTGATGCAGAACACGCAATGGACCCAATATATGCCGCAAGACTTGGCGTTGACATTGACAATGTTTTAATTTCTCAACCTGACACAGGCGAACAAGCGCTCGAAATTTGCGACATGTTAGTTCACTCCGGTGCTGTCGAGTGCATTGTAGTTGATTCAGTGGCGGCACTTGTTCCACGAGCTGAAATTGAAGGCGAAATGGGAGATGCGACTGTTGGCCTGCAAGCACGACTAATGAGTCAGGCTTTAAGGAAATTAACAGGATCATTGTCTAAATCAAACACCACTTGCATTTTCATCAACCAATTAAGAGAAAAAATTGGAGTAATGTTTGGAAACCCTGAAACAACTACTGGCGGTCGAGCCTTGAAGTTTTTCAGCAGCGTTCGCATAGAAATTCGACGAGTTGAGTCAATCAAAAGTGACAATGAGATAATTGGCAACAAAGTTCGAGCTAAAGTGGTCAAAAACAAAGTTGCGCCTCCGTTCAGGAAAGCTGAATTTGACATTATTTTCGGTGAGGGTGTGTCAAAGGCATCGTGTGTTATAGACGCCGGCATCACTTGCGGTGTTTTAAACAGAAGTGGAGCATGGTTTTCATACAACGACACAAGACTTGGACAGGGAAGAGAAGCATCAAAGGCTTTCTTAAACAGCAACCCGACAATGCTTCGAGAAATTGAGTCAAACATCAGAAAATCCTTTAATCTTCCAGCAACAGATGATGAAAGTGCGACAAGTTCAACTCCAAAAGAAAAAGATAAAACAGCAAAGACAACAGGCAAGTCGACTGAATCCTAA
- the pgsA gene encoding CDP-diacylglycerol--glycerol-3-phosphate 3-phosphatidyltransferase, producing MSQEKRNIEDRIKTPANIITICRVCLIPVFVAALLSPWPLLFGLDNFIGNHEKAIIATVLFVLISLTDFVDGYLARSRNEVTTFGKFMDPLADKMLVIAALLALIELNVLPSWPVIIIIAREFIVSGIRMLAASKGTVIAASWYGKFKMTFQILAIILFLLKEGMSPATTQEIWLDPLYVVAWAVMIIALVLTIISMLDYINGFVKMLKSETSAEEQFIEDEISKQTNMLLEQLKKKNLKVITAESLTGGLISAALTSIAGSSEVVVGGVSSYAYELKRDALNVDYESLLKNGAVNAETAEQMAKGALKLSIANISVSVTGIAGPGGEEPGKPVGTVFMGIATDKCDTPKTFELHFDGNRNEVREQTVLEAIKHLQNAVNVY from the coding sequence ATGAGCCAAGAAAAAAGAAATATAGAAGACAGAATTAAAACACCTGCAAACATTATCACGATTTGTAGGGTTTGTTTAATTCCAGTCTTTGTGGCTGCGCTATTGTCGCCTTGGCCATTGCTTTTTGGACTTGACAACTTTATCGGAAACCATGAAAAAGCAATAATTGCAACTGTTCTTTTTGTGCTTATCTCTTTAACCGACTTTGTTGATGGATATCTTGCTCGTTCAAGAAATGAAGTGACAACTTTCGGCAAGTTCATGGACCCACTCGCTGACAAAATGCTTGTTATAGCAGCACTTCTTGCCCTAATTGAATTAAACGTCTTGCCTTCATGGCCCGTCATAATAATCATTGCCCGTGAGTTTATTGTTTCTGGAATTCGCATGCTAGCTGCAAGCAAAGGCACAGTTATAGCTGCTAGCTGGTATGGAAAATTCAAAATGACATTTCAAATTCTTGCAATCATTTTGTTCTTGCTAAAAGAAGGAATGAGTCCAGCTACTACACAAGAAATTTGGTTAGACCCGCTCTATGTTGTGGCATGGGCAGTAATGATTATTGCTCTTGTTTTAACCATCATCTCAATGCTTGACTACATTAATGGTTTTGTAAAAATGCTCAAAAGTGAAACTTCTGCAGAAGAACAATTCATTGAAGACGAAATTAGTAAACAAACTAACATGCTGCTTGAGCAACTAAAGAAGAAAAACTTAAAAGTAATTACGGCAGAAAGCCTCACAGGAGGGTTAATTAGTGCTGCTTTGACATCTATTGCTGGTTCATCAGAAGTTGTAGTTGGAGGAGTTTCCAGCTATGCATACGAACTAAAACGCGACGCCCTTAATGTTGATTATGAAAGTCTCCTAAAAAATGGTGCAGTCAACGCAGAAACAGCGGAACAAATGGCCAAAGGGGCGCTGAAATTGTCAATTGCAAACATCTCAGTTTCAGTTACAGGAATTGCTGGGCCAGGAGGTGAAGAGCCTGGTAAACCCGTTGGAACCGTGTTCATGGGGATTGCAACTGATAAATGCGACACCCCTAAGACATTTGAGCTTCACTTTGACGGAAACAGAAATGAAGTGAGAGAACAAACTGTTTTAGAAGCTATAAAGCATCTTCAAAATGCAGTTAATGTCTACTAG
- a CDS encoding YajQ family cyclic di-GMP-binding protein: MAKEFSFDCVSQVDIQEADNAYQQAKKELSQRYDLKDSGSTIDFDKAAGKVTIIAPSDFVLGQVRDIFTSKLVKRNIDLKACNFSKPLASSGGNVTSVGTFVNGLDKEKATQINKDIKAQKFKAKTQIEGDKLRISSASKDTLQDVIVFLKNQDYDVPLQFVNYR, from the coding sequence ATGGCAAAAGAATTTAGTTTTGATTGCGTTAGTCAAGTTGACATTCAAGAGGCCGACAACGCATATCAGCAAGCCAAAAAAGAATTGTCCCAACGCTATGATTTAAAAGATTCTGGTTCAACAATCGATTTTGACAAAGCTGCGGGAAAAGTTACCATAATTGCACCTTCTGACTTTGTGCTGGGTCAAGTGCGCGACATTTTCACAAGCAAATTGGTAAAACGAAACATCGACCTAAAAGCATGCAATTTTTCAAAACCATTGGCATCTTCAGGCGGCAACGTAACTTCCGTTGGAACTTTTGTTAATGGACTAGATAAAGAAAAAGCAACACAGATTAATAAAGACATAAAAGCACAAAAATTTAAAGCTAAAACTCAAATTGAGGGTGATAAGCTTCGTATATCGTCTGCCTCTAAAGACACACTTCAAGACGTTATTGTTTTTCTCAAAAACCAAGACTACGATGTGCCTTTGCAGTTTGTAAACTATCGATAA
- the dut gene encoding dUTP diphosphatase, translating to MILKFKKLNPDAMIPKHSREGDAAMDIFSAEELVIKPGERALVHTDVAIEISNGWCGLVLPRSGNAINKGVTVMNSPGLIDSNYRGEIMIGLINTDKQNSFNIQKGDRIAQLLITRALSTSEIQVEVTNELSASNRGTQGFGSSGR from the coding sequence ATGATTCTAAAGTTCAAAAAACTAAATCCTGATGCAATGATTCCAAAGCATTCTCGCGAGGGAGATGCTGCTATGGACATTTTTTCCGCTGAAGAATTGGTCATTAAGCCTGGCGAACGGGCTTTAGTCCACACAGATGTAGCGATTGAGATTAGTAACGGGTGGTGCGGGCTGGTGTTGCCAAGAAGTGGGAATGCGATCAACAAGGGCGTAACAGTAATGAATTCTCCAGGGTTAATCGATTCGAATTACCGCGGCGAAATAATGATAGGGCTCATCAACACCGACAAGCAAAACTCATTTAACATTCAAAAAGGCGACAGAATTGCGCAACTTTTAATCACAAGAGCCTTGTCAACATCTGAGATCCAAGTTGAAGTGACAAATGAACTGAGCGCATCAAACAGAGGAACTCAAGGGTTCGGCTCAAGCGGCCGTTAA
- the rny gene encoding ribonuclease Y: MDVIVVVGVAIFGIILGAIAFKVVSNIISKGAVDDIATLKKTAQTEANEILENARNSAENIKKEAKLQAKDEALQYRHEVEVENKERQRELRASENRINQREESLDKRSNSLDNREQKLAAKSAQLDKREGEIDEALDNLQNELETVSKMTCEEAREHLLTSLKDDVTNDAAAIIRDSETKCRAECDKNARRILSIAIQRLASEHTSTATVTTVQIPNDDIKGRIIGREGRNIRTFEQVTGTSLGIDDSPEIVTISCHDPVRRAIGVLTMENLVADGRIHPAKIEELYEKACRTIGEKMRDAAEQATFETGIHDLKPELQQTLGRLLYRTSYSQNVLQHSVEVAHLAGMLASELGLDPYQAKRAGLLHDIGKAVDHESEGSHAMIGGELAKKYGEKPEIVHAIQAHHEDIEPNTVLDVLIQAADAVSASRPGARKESIENYAKRLEKLEEIANSHDGVEKTYAMQAGREVRVMVDPGNIDDAHATVLANDIAKEIEEQTQYPGQVKVIVIRETRATGIAK; the protein is encoded by the coding sequence ATGGACGTAATTGTCGTTGTTGGCGTGGCTATTTTTGGAATAATACTTGGCGCAATAGCGTTCAAGGTCGTTTCTAACATCATCAGCAAAGGTGCTGTGGATGATATTGCCACGCTCAAAAAGACTGCTCAAACAGAAGCAAACGAAATTCTAGAAAACGCACGCAACAGTGCGGAAAACATCAAAAAAGAAGCAAAACTTCAAGCAAAAGATGAAGCTTTGCAATATCGTCATGAAGTTGAAGTCGAAAACAAAGAACGTCAGCGTGAGTTGCGTGCATCTGAAAACAGAATCAATCAAAGAGAAGAATCGCTTGACAAAAGATCTAACTCACTTGACAACCGCGAGCAAAAGTTAGCAGCAAAATCTGCTCAACTAGACAAGCGCGAAGGCGAAATAGATGAAGCTTTGGACAATCTCCAAAACGAACTTGAAACCGTTTCTAAAATGACTTGCGAGGAAGCTCGTGAGCATCTTCTCACTAGCTTAAAAGACGATGTAACAAACGACGCTGCGGCAATCATTCGCGATTCAGAAACAAAATGCAGAGCTGAATGTGACAAAAACGCAAGAAGAATTTTAAGCATCGCAATCCAAAGACTTGCATCTGAACACACAAGCACAGCAACTGTAACAACTGTTCAAATTCCAAATGACGACATTAAAGGTCGCATCATTGGACGCGAGGGAAGAAACATTCGCACGTTTGAACAAGTCACTGGCACAAGCCTTGGCATTGACGACAGTCCTGAAATTGTTACGATTTCATGCCACGATCCTGTGAGACGTGCGATTGGCGTTTTGACTATGGAAAATCTTGTTGCCGATGGACGCATTCATCCGGCTAAGATTGAAGAGCTTTATGAAAAAGCTTGCCGCACTATTGGTGAGAAGATGAGAGACGCTGCCGAACAAGCAACATTTGAGACTGGGATTCATGATCTCAAACCAGAGCTTCAGCAAACACTTGGACGCCTGCTGTACAGAACATCCTACAGTCAAAATGTGTTGCAGCATTCAGTTGAAGTTGCACATTTAGCTGGAATGCTCGCGTCTGAGCTCGGACTTGATCCATACCAAGCAAAACGAGCGGGCCTTTTGCACGACATCGGCAAAGCAGTTGATCATGAATCAGAAGGCAGCCACGCAATGATTGGTGGAGAGCTTGCTAAAAAATATGGCGAAAAACCTGAAATCGTTCATGCAATACAAGCTCACCACGAAGACATTGAACCAAACACTGTGCTTGACGTATTGATACAAGCAGCAGATGCAGTGTCTGCAAGCAGACCTGGCGCCAGAAAAGAATCTATTGAAAACTATGCAAAGCGTCTTGAAAAGCTAGAAGAGATTGCAAACTCGCACGATGGTGTGGAAAAGACATATGCAATGCAAGCTGGTCGAGAGGTTCGTGTAATGGTTGACCCGGGCAACATCGACGATGCGCATGCAACAGTCCTTGCTAATGATATTGCAAAAGAAATTGAGGAGCAAACGCAATATCCAGGACAAGTTAAAGTCATTGTTATTAGAGAAACAAGAGCAACTGGAATAGCAAAGTAG
- the rimO gene encoding 30S ribosomal protein S12 methylthiotransferase RimO encodes MNKTIYINTLGCAKNEVDSKKMATKLKKAGYQITDDYELADLFIINTCSFIESATSESIDTVLDFLDIKNERNVAVVVSGCMPSRYAANLSDQMPEVDAFLPCADEHNVVEVVSSLIGLPTKKNELVESDVDRIISAYVKISEGCDRTCAFCTIPLIRGKYHSYTMEQIASDVKNAVDAGAKEINFVAQDTGHWGRDFSEKQTLAGLLEFIAQKFPDTYFRVLYVQPDEVTDDLLFAIQKNNNIINYLDIPLQHVSEHVLRDMKRTGSAQDFMARINRIKEIIPDVTLRTTLMVGFPGETDDDFQELLDFASLGIFDYVGVFSYSNEDDAASHDYPDQVDEEEKSYRLGEITDLVDSIAASKIRERMGQTYKVIIEGQEEDGQLYGRALFQAPEVDGLVYVDKGMPGQVVEAEMIDSLLYDLEGEAK; translated from the coding sequence TTGAATAAAACAATTTATATCAACACACTTGGGTGTGCCAAAAACGAGGTTGACTCTAAGAAAATGGCAACCAAGCTAAAAAAAGCTGGTTACCAAATCACCGACGACTATGAACTAGCAGACCTATTTATTATAAACACTTGTTCATTCATAGAATCAGCAACTTCAGAAAGCATTGATACTGTTCTTGATTTTCTCGACATTAAAAATGAGCGCAACGTCGCTGTTGTTGTCTCTGGCTGTATGCCATCGAGGTATGCTGCTAATCTAAGCGATCAAATGCCGGAAGTTGATGCATTTCTGCCTTGTGCCGATGAACACAACGTTGTTGAGGTAGTCTCAAGTCTCATTGGACTTCCTACCAAAAAAAATGAATTAGTGGAGTCTGACGTTGACAGAATTATCAGTGCCTATGTAAAAATTTCTGAAGGATGCGATCGCACTTGTGCATTTTGCACCATCCCTTTGATTAGAGGAAAATATCATTCCTATACAATGGAACAAATTGCATCTGATGTTAAAAATGCAGTCGATGCTGGTGCTAAAGAAATTAATTTTGTGGCTCAAGACACGGGGCACTGGGGAAGAGATTTTAGTGAGAAACAAACCCTAGCTGGTCTTTTGGAGTTCATTGCACAAAAATTTCCAGACACATACTTTAGAGTTTTGTATGTTCAGCCTGATGAAGTGACTGACGATTTATTGTTTGCTATTCAAAAAAACAACAATATCATCAACTATCTAGACATTCCTCTTCAACATGTCAGTGAACACGTTTTGCGAGACATGAAACGAACAGGATCAGCTCAAGATTTCATGGCAAGAATCAATAGAATTAAAGAAATTATTCCTGACGTAACCCTGAGAACTACTTTAATGGTCGGTTTTCCAGGTGAAACCGATGATGACTTTCAAGAACTTCTTGATTTTGCATCGCTTGGAATCTTTGATTATGTTGGAGTTTTTTCCTATTCAAACGAAGATGATGCTGCATCGCATGACTATCCAGATCAAGTTGATGAAGAAGAAAAATCATATCGCCTAGGCGAGATTACAGATTTAGTCGATTCAATTGCTGCTTCAAAAATTCGTGAGCGCATGGGTCAAACCTATAAAGTGATTATAGAAGGACAAGAAGAGGACGGCCAGCTTTATGGCAGAGCTCTTTTTCAAGCTCCAGAAGTTGACGGACTCGTTTATGTAGACAAAGGTATGCCGGGTCAAGTTGTTGAAGCTGAAATGATTGACAGTTTGCTATATGACCTTGAAGGGGAAGCGAAATAG
- a CDS encoding helix-turn-helix domain-containing protein: MDQDLLYNTQSFGAKLKKAREEAGFDINTLSRRLHIRADIIKTIENCDFEQMPASGYAKNMIRSYARTVGLNQNEIAEQYLSEYEEYLRKGERYDTRASRRGGSSRYQSSRNQSRRYTSGRYSETKSRLQKSSIQEGNETSFDNVNNTRRATKLARQDRANDASRLNRASRKQSRQENKNSIGTNFASTNRTTRNASRRNNPRTNDMSSSYSLGKKPGVSLPSFDVQKLLIVGVSILVLVLVITIATLLLGKNNKQDEDVPTMPISGLTDTSNKDNPTATAEDSKVADHATIKVKVDSGSQSWCIVTIDGKQDFAGIIDGGETKSWDVTGSFEFQTANSSPIKLTVDDKEQTLTADTSTGYYTFSYTFEKQESSTSGATAATASDTSTKTSTS; encoded by the coding sequence ATGGACCAAGATCTTCTATATAACACGCAATCATTTGGTGCAAAATTAAAGAAAGCGCGTGAAGAAGCAGGATTTGATATCAACACACTCTCACGTCGCCTACACATTCGTGCCGACATCATAAAAACAATTGAAAATTGCGATTTCGAGCAGATGCCTGCATCGGGATATGCTAAAAACATGATTCGCTCCTATGCACGAACAGTTGGTCTAAATCAAAACGAGATTGCTGAACAATATCTTTCTGAATATGAAGAATATTTAAGAAAAGGTGAGAGGTACGATACTAGAGCCTCGAGAAGAGGTGGTTCATCTCGTTACCAAAGCTCAAGGAACCAATCTAGAAGATACACTTCAGGGAGATATTCAGAAACAAAGTCACGTTTACAAAAATCAAGCATTCAGGAAGGCAATGAAACGTCTTTTGATAACGTGAATAATACACGAAGAGCTACGAAATTAGCCAGACAAGACAGAGCTAATGATGCTTCTAGATTAAATCGTGCTTCAAGAAAACAATCCAGACAAGAAAACAAAAATAGCATAGGCACAAATTTTGCAAGCACTAATCGAACAACCAGGAATGCGTCAAGAAGAAACAATCCTCGAACAAATGACATGTCTTCTAGCTATTCTTTAGGAAAAAAGCCTGGAGTTAGCCTTCCAAGTTTCGATGTTCAAAAGCTACTAATTGTCGGAGTTTCTATTCTTGTTTTAGTTCTTGTAATTACAATTGCAACACTATTACTGGGAAAAAATAATAAGCAAGATGAAGATGTTCCAACTATGCCAATTTCAGGACTCACCGACACTTCCAACAAAGATAATCCAACAGCAACAGCAGAAGACTCTAAAGTTGCCGATCATGCCACCATTAAAGTTAAAGTCGACAGCGGCTCTCAAAGCTGGTGTATAGTCACAATTGACGGAAAACAGGATTTTGCAGGAATTATTGATGGGGGAGAAACAAAGAGTTGGGACGTAACAGGTTCTTTTGAATTCCAAACTGCAAATTCATCGCCTATAAAGCTAACAGTAGACGATAAAGAGCAAACTCTCACTGCCGACACCTCTACTGGTTATTACACTTTTAGCTACACATTTGAAAAGCAAGAAAGCTCCACATCAGGTGCCACAGCGGCAACTGCTTCAGACACTTCAACAAAAACTAGCACATCCTAA
- the miaB gene encoding tRNA (N6-isopentenyl adenosine(37)-C2)-methylthiotransferase MiaB, which translates to MSNSNSPLEGLTYFIHAFGCQMNKHDSERVAGMLDSKGCFQVNKIEDSDIVVLLTCCVREAADSRMFGQLESMKNVPLRQGMPLKKRIFVIGGCIAQRDGESLLEKYDFIDVVIGTQVLSKLTSLLEDCIVEGKRGYSTPEASDEFASDLPSKREHSWAAWLPITSGCNNFCTYCIVPYVRGREKSRPIEDIVSEAEDLVKKGVQEITLLGQNVNSYGRDLYGEPRFYDILRAVSETGVPRLRFLTSHPKDLKDEVIELFGELENLAPSLHLPVQCGSDKVLHDMNRKYTSAQYLELIKKLKAVRPDIAISTDIIVGFPTETKEDFEQTLKIVDEVKYASAFTFIYSKRKGTPAAKMIPCSTTEEIHERYEMLTDQVAVWAHEFNQQFANKTVKALVEGTSKKDSNILRGISAHSQVVHAPIETGKTVNDYIGKIIDVKITDPKTWYLKGEINH; encoded by the coding sequence ATGAGCAATTCAAATTCACCACTTGAGGGGCTAACATATTTCATTCACGCATTCGGATGCCAAATGAACAAACACGACTCCGAGAGAGTCGCAGGCATGCTTGATTCAAAAGGTTGTTTTCAAGTCAACAAAATTGAAGATAGCGACATAGTAGTTTTGCTTACATGTTGTGTCAGGGAAGCAGCTGATTCAAGGATGTTTGGTCAACTTGAATCCATGAAAAACGTTCCCTTGCGTCAAGGTATGCCATTAAAGAAGCGAATTTTCGTTATTGGCGGATGCATTGCTCAACGAGATGGTGAAAGTCTGCTTGAGAAATATGACTTCATCGATGTTGTAATTGGAACTCAAGTTCTATCTAAACTCACAAGCCTTTTAGAAGATTGCATTGTTGAAGGCAAAAGGGGATATTCAACCCCAGAAGCAAGCGATGAATTTGCAAGCGACCTTCCTTCCAAACGCGAACATTCGTGGGCTGCTTGGTTGCCAATCACAAGCGGATGCAACAACTTTTGCACATATTGCATTGTTCCATACGTGCGAGGTCGAGAGAAGTCGCGTCCAATAGAAGACATTGTGTCTGAGGCAGAAGACCTAGTTAAAAAAGGTGTTCAGGAAATCACTTTACTTGGACAAAATGTGAATTCTTATGGCAGGGATCTCTATGGTGAGCCTCGTTTTTACGACATATTGAGAGCTGTTTCTGAAACTGGAGTGCCACGCCTTCGTTTTTTAACAAGCCATCCTAAAGACCTTAAAGATGAAGTTATAGAGCTCTTTGGTGAGCTCGAAAATCTTGCACCATCACTACACTTGCCAGTTCAATGTGGCAGCGACAAAGTGCTACACGACATGAACAGAAAATACACATCTGCTCAATATCTTGAACTAATCAAAAAACTTAAGGCCGTTAGACCTGACATCGCCATATCAACCGACATTATTGTTGGTTTTCCCACCGAAACAAAGGAAGACTTTGAACAAACGCTCAAAATAGTTGACGAAGTGAAATATGCATCTGCCTTTACGTTTATTTACTCAAAACGCAAAGGAACGCCTGCCGCAAAAATGATTCCTTGCTCTACAACAGAAGAAATTCATGAGCGTTACGAAATGCTAACCGATCAAGTCGCAGTGTGGGCGCATGAGTTTAATCAACAATTTGCCAACAAAACTGTGAAGGCACTAGTTGAGGGGACATCGAAAAAAGACAGCAACATCCTACGCGGTATTTCTGCTCATTCCCAAGTCGTTCACGCGCCAATTGAAACTGGAAAAACTGTAAACGACTACATTGGGAAAATTATTGATGTAAAAATCACTGACCCAAAGACATGGTATCTAAAGGGTGAAATTAATCACTAG